Genomic window (Eriocheir sinensis breed Jianghai 21 chromosome 57, ASM2467909v1, whole genome shotgun sequence):
taacccggtaatctatattccgcaatgaaatctctatttgaagtgtctatccaagattctgtgactccgatgatgtggtgatgatttgtagctgcgaggacttctaagtcttcaaatttgttacgtagacTACGAGCGTTTACACAGCAAGCTTTAacgtgattcgagtcgggggttttgtgggttgagtgctcccttacggtggagctgctggtgttctcgcctccgcgttttttggctttcgaagagccacttggtcacagagcagcctcccgaaacgggctgctccaacagggtttaagtggatgccatcagcaaagAACAaatctgaatcgtagtaaaaactgttccacaagttagcgaactggacgttttcttgtgagcaaagggactgaagtctgttgtttgtgctgaaggccttactgtaaaagctagattcggcactgaccctcgggaggattcctgagattatgatgttactggcatccattttacgtttatactgcttgatcatgcggcggtatttctcaagcagttcctcagaacgggttgtctatacgtcatttgtccccgcgtgaatgacaaagagggtgtttcggtcggcatttctcgtgacataatcacacgctgcggtgatgtcgtccagtttggcacctggatagcagtaaagTTTTCTGCAGccatttgatgaacgaccacagaactcaaccagctggccatgcaccatggagtccccaactaggcgagtctcaaactcatcctccatggtgtctgccagcacctggaacctattgaaggtagtggggtcaGGTTCAACACGCTGTCTTTGTGCGTCCTTGCTCTTCTTCCAGGCGTCCCTCCTCTGCTTGATCTTTTAGACACCCGTCCCATGGCTGACAGCAGGCAAAAGGCAGGATACAGTGGGTAAACAACGTGTGGTGTAGCAGTATCAAGTGTCGGCGAGTGCAAGGCAGGCGGCATCTGTCCCTTTCAGCTACACAGGCACTGACTTCATTGTGTACAGTGCCCAGCCATCAGCCCACGCTCTCACACTCACCCAGGGTTGCCAGACTTCCCTAGAAATCAATAGATGTATGCTAACTTTGCTGGGTTTCTTATATAAACTTTTTAGTATGACTTTCTACAAATAACAAAACATGTCGAGTGGGTATGGAGGGTGAAACCActtataactatttttttgtcGGCCTGCTACCCGGACGCTCGCCTTAATGCAAACagatgccatgttatggaaatggggaaaagtaaaaaaagacagaggaaaacacacaggatgggagaagaaaacttaaaggtggtacatgaagaaaaagacttaggagtaacgatgcaagacacactatccccagaaaagcttataaacaagttatttggagaaacctacaggatgatgcaaaatacaagggtatcattccattatatggacaaggaaatgatgaagaaaattataacaaCGCTGaaaagaccaaaacttgaataccTATGCTGctgttgtgtggtcgcctcacaaaaagaaggatatcagaaagttggaaagaatacagagaattgctactaaaatggtcccagaactctcgaatatgacgtatgaagacagattgaggagatggacttgacgacactggaacaaagaagggagagaggagatctgatcacgctgtataagttggtaaataagtttgaataggtggatagagatgatctcttctctattGTGAGAATGcagggggctgagaggacatggaaagaaacttaataaaggaacctgtttaagtgacttgaaaaagtatagttttccacatagaagtattaacacctggaacagcttgcgggaagaagtggtggaggcgagcagtgtccagcaaatgaaggaaaggctggatgaatgtagatatggagacgggactattagagcttagcttgggccCTGTACACtagaaataggtaaatacaaacgaaaataaaaacaccaaACCACAAACCccaatcaaacacctccacactaaGCATCCTTCTTCGACCGTCcatgttgagaggaggaggaggaggaggcggaggcaactggggaggaggaggagggcgaggaggagagggcggaggcaactgaggaggaggagacgagagtagacgtggagccgccagcgatggagttggcggctgttcctccgtccttcccttcggcggCTGTGGAGGGTGACTTCttggccgctgccgccgccttgtCCATCTTCTACTTCCGGTGGATTTGGTACTCAGCGATGAGCCGGCAGGTTAGCATGAAGAAcacctgggggggaggggaggggaggttacaggggttaggttaaggtaggctAGGGTAGAGGAGGATAGGTTAATTTAggagaggttaggtgaggttaagggaggttataaaaggttaagggaggtcaggtaaggttacgtTAGGGGAGGTCATGTAGTTTTCTTTTagagttcaagggcaataaaacaaaaaaggcataaaaaacactaggtcctgcacctgaacagagagaaggaaaaatgacatcggggcataattaccagtgagggggtgagtctctcaaacttgtcgcccaccatccagtgattgtacctggcgaacagcatcatgagggccaggaccaggttggcaaactgcttcacacgctctgaaagacacagaaactgctcagcaaggactgtaggcgggcatcctcaacacttcccctcacatcaactctttccaaaggccaagaaaaggtatcaattgcattctaatgacgtgaggtaatccagctttccagacagagcaacagatcaaaaatagacaaactatgtagaggaaacattagtttgagaaggctataagaaaatccagctttccagacagacaacagatcaaaaatagacaaactatgtagaggaagcattagtttgagaaggctataagaaaatccagctttccagacagacaacagatcaaaaatagacaaactatgtagacatcttttcccaaaattcaaaatggcgcaccttcaccctgcctcggagtccccgcctggggggggggggaccactctatatactatgatcaatagttttaagcctgtaaagaataaccattgtataaaatggaaataaagtttctgattctgattcctctcccttccattcccttatctttttctcccttcccttcccttcccttcctttatctttttctcccttcccttcccttcccttcctttatctttctctcccttcccttccctttcattccattcccttccgctcctttatctttctctcccttcccttccctttcattccattcccttccttgaccttccattcccttctcctctcttccctttcctttcctctctcttcctttctttctcttcttctaatcaaaaatagattagataaattcatggacagcgatattaggtggggttagatacacgggagcttaggttcaaaggagctgccttgtacaggcctaccggcctcttgcagactcctacgttcttatgttcttcccttcccttctcttccattcccttccttgaccttcccttcccttctcttccttccttaaccttcccttctcttccttcccttgaccttccttccttaaccttcccttctcttccttccatttctcaaccttctcttcctttcctctccttcctttctcttcccttccttaaccttccttcttccttccctttctcaaccttctcttccttcccttctcttcccttccttaaccttcccttctcttccttcctttctcaaccttctcttcctttccttcccttctgttcccttccctcactcacctcatcaCTGGTTGGTCAAGTTATACACAAGCTCGGAGTGGAAGATGCACTGGTGAGGAGGCTGGAAGACCACGAGGGGCGGCGCCAGGCTCACCATTAGACTGGGGAGGTACACGTGGGTTGCTCTGCGGAGAAAGTGCGCACCAGGTTacctattcaatttgtttttccagaagagagagagagagagagagagagagagaactatcactacaagctacagaaacccagagacagagacagacagagaccaaatgagaagtagacataaaacagccattatcaagacacctctccaccacaaattgacctctctcttggccactctttactttcgtctattatggcagcggtgagtagcgggcctttttttcctatgcactttttgttgcccttgagccgtctcctttgttgtaaaaataaataaataaataaaagctacagaaatccagagagccagacacacagagaaaatgagacagcaaaaggaagaagaagaaatgaaaagggaaaactaagacaaggagaggaagagagaaatgaaaaaggaaaagaatgaaaggaaaacggtgaaaaaataagacataagaacagaaagagaacaaaaaatgagaacggaggaaaatgaaacagggataagtagagaaagagaaggaaagcaatactaccaaagagacagacacagagaaaatgagaagtagataaaacaaccattagcactaaaagctacagaaatccagagagagacagacacaaacagagacagacaaagacagacacagagacacaaacagagacagacacagagaaaatgagaagtagataaaacaaccattagcactaaaagctacagaaatccagagagagacagagacagacagagacagacaaagacatagacagacacagagacacagacagacacagagacacagacagacacagaaaaacagagacagacaaagacatagacagacacagagaaaataaaaacagaaaaaaacaaccatcacgaaaagctacagaaatccagagagagacagagacagacaaagacacagagagacagacagagaaaatgagaagcaaataaaacatccagagagacagagacacacagggagagaaaatgagagaaaaacagagacagacagagacaaagagagacccagacagagagagagaaaatgagaagcaaataaaacatccagagacacagacatagacagacccatcaattaaaagccacaaccagagatagagacagagagacatgcgaacaaagaaaaaacagggtcgccaactcaccaatcagctccagggacgaggagttcagtagaccgtactcaagcctcataatgatgtcaccgtccgggtcctgcttgtccttctgcaaacaccaccaacagcgaggTAAAAAGTCGCTGAGTCAAATCctgccacatcacaccacacccagccgcaccacaccacaccatacccagccacaccacacaccacaccacaccatacccagccgcaccacacaccacaccaaacccagctgcaccacacaccacacccagccacacgacacaccacaccacaccatacccagccgcaccacacaccaaacccagccgcaccacacaccacaccacaccacaccatacccagccccaccacaccacaccacacccagccgcaccacacaccacacccagcctcaccacacaccacaccaccccacacccagcaccacaacacaccatacccagccacagcacacaccacaccacaccatacccagccgcaccacacaccacaccacaccacacccagccacaccacattactctcccttttccttccttgggatttccttccctttccttcccttcccgttcttgggctagccttcccttccctactgcagccttcccttcctctccctcccatccccttccctaccttggtcactataactactgtaggcagacacacttcagaagtggatcttcatgtgcctggcaatgtctctctttgtcttaaagagctttccacaaacatcacacttgaactctctaaggccatagtgcctgaagacatgtcgattgagttcctgcttcacactgaacctcttcccgcactcttcacactcatgactttttacaccagtgtgtgtaagggtgtgtgtatcaagatgactcttccggatgaattttttcccacattccttacattcatagttcttcacaccagtgtgtgtaagggtgtgtgtatcaaggttacccttcagggtgaatagtttcccacattccttacattcatagttcttcacaccagtgtgtgtaagggtgtgtctatcaaggttacccttcaggatgaattttttcccacattccttacattcatagttcttcacaccagtgtgtgtaagggtgtgtctatcaagggtaccCTTCCGGttgaatttttttccacattccttacattcatagttcttcacaccagtgtgtgtaagggtgtgtgtatcaaggtgactcttctggatgaactgtttcccacattccttacattcatagttcttcacaccagtgtgtgtaagggtgtgtgtatcaagggtactcttctggatgaattgtttcccacattccttacattcatagttcttcacaccagtgtgtgtaagggtgtgtgtatcaaggtgactcttctggatgaattgtttcccacattccttacattcatagttcttcacaccagtgtgtgtaagggtgtgtctatcaagggtactcttctggatgaattgtttcccacattccttacattcatagttcttcacaccagtgtgtgtaagggtgtgatatctgaggccatgccttgtggttaattcttttccacactccagacacacaaacttcctctctcctttgttgctggagttgccagcagccagttgcttcatctggtgaccactgaccctcctgcctcctgcagcagtctgctcctgcttgtcctggccactcatgctgctgtccagccctgcagatgaggcggccccaacctttgcggaagctgagtgtgttgttgttgtcctcgttctttccttgttgtcttttcctccacacaccagcggcctagggtccgtggtcgtggtcgagggtggacgtgcccgtgagagctctgtaaaagtgaaggaattctccaATAGTAATATTGCCAGAAGAATGAATCGTTCCAAGAATAATCCGTCTAGTAAGCAGGCAGGTACAAAAACCAAGGATACTGTTGGATCTGGCAAAACAAGCCTTGCGGCTGGGGGCGgggatgatcagctgacaggggcagacgatagcgacgcagataaacaaacagacacatgcccagtctgtaaggttaaggttggtgaggaagacaaggctctaggctgtgaactatgtgaaatgtggcaccacataaagtgtgaggaggtcactgaggcagtgtataatttcctgagcagcaatcaagtaagtaagattcactggtattgtaccaaatgcgatattgttgcgggaaattgttcaaacaagtaaccaacacatccaagagacaggataaagtagaaagacgtatggatgccctggaaactaaaaccactgaggccttagaggagatcaagagtgatgtcaagaatctgaaggaggaaattagaggtgatatcaggtctcaagtgaaggaatgaaggaagattgttccagagtttaccagcgtgagggatgaaagagtgaagatgctggttaactcttgcataatgggtttggacagtatagggatgagcatgagtagaaagtcttgtgcagcggggccgggaggaggggaggcatgcagttagcaatttcagaagagcagtcagcatgaaaatatcgatagaagatagaaagagagccaacatggcggcggaatttgagaggtagaagactatcagtatgaggaggagagatgatgaaacgaagagcctttgattccactctgtcaaggagaagcttacctacttctgctgcatgagaaggttaagacttcccggcggcggtggtggaggtgttgtcctggcagtgttggggctgagggtgtcgctggccagcaggtccccagcgctggcccgtgggtgtggagccttcgtcgtcttcttcttctggggtgttttagggggctggttgggcagggccagaagggatgctgctcgggcctcggcgcgtgttgttgttgtcacctggcagtgttgccaactggaACTTTCCGCTACACGCACGAGCCTCAAACACGCTACATTGGACCACAAACGATAcaaattgtaaatatatttccacaTCAGACGAAATAATGTTATCTGCTGGTTACTGTATAGCCAGGTACCCAAGGCATCTTTTCTCGTGAATAATAACTTATTAGATTCTAATCAGTTTGGCTTCCGTACGTAAGGCTCACTCAGTTGATGATCAGCTCCTTCTaacatattgttatgccggacgtgttacttgggttccgtgtcgccgtcaggagactccgtgggagggagatatgtaaacacttcgcacagcttctgtagtttaatattcttccctaGTAGTAGGGTAGGTTCTGGACGaaccgtagtttttttttttttattcataaaaaatttttttagtgaattaacctaaatttgaagTGATCACTATAAAGTACAATCATTGCGCCATATTCTCTCGTAAGCACAGTTTTTTTACCACAATATAAGTTGGTGAAATGAAGCCTTAAAAATAATATCTCGAAGTGTACGGATCGTCCACAGGTATGGACGATCCGTACACGTATGAGGCCTCAaacaaaaaaattgtaaaaaatagacaattaaataaatttgtaatttGCCACCAGATTCCGTTAAAATAGACCCCAATGTTGATTTTAAATGATTTGcaacataaaaagataaatatgttgAAATAAAGAATGCGATTTAATTTTAATCTTCCTTTATTACacaaaaagttgagaaaaaatatGGTTACATTATCTTCTTTGCCTTAAAAAGCTTACAAggcttaaaacaaacaaaaatgcctACTTGATATTATATGAAAGAAGAGAGTAGGGAAACCTGATGAAACGCTGGAGCCTAGGAGTGGGTGCTGGCACCGGAGGAAAGAGGACACCTTCACCTGGTCAGGCTTCACCTCACAAGCATACTCATATGCAAGTCG
Coding sequences:
- the LOC126984783 gene encoding zinc finger protein OZF-like isoform X2 encodes the protein MSGQDKQEQTAAGGRRVSGHQMKQLAAGNSSNKGERKFVCLECGKELTTRHGLRYHTLTHTGVKNYECKECGKQFIQKSTLDRHTLTHTGVKNYECKECGKQFIQKSHLDTHTLTHTGVKNYECKECGKQFIQKSTLDTHTLTHTGVKNYECKECGKQFIQKSHLDTHTLTHTGVKNYECKECGKKFNRKGTLDRHTLTHTGVKNYECKECGKKFILKGNLDRHTLTHTGVKNYECKECGKLFTLKGNLDTHTLTHTGVKNYECKECGKKFIRKSHLDTHTLTHTGVKSHECEECGKRFSVKQELNRHVFRHYGLREFKCDVCGKLFKTKRDIARHMKIHF